A DNA window from Enterobacter cloacae subsp. cloacae ATCC 13047 contains the following coding sequences:
- a CDS encoding YbjN domain-containing protein, producing MDLQVVPTLDTLRQWLDDAGITFFECDSCQALHLPHMQNFDGIFDAKIDLINDVILFSALAEVKPSALLALASDLSAINASSLTVKAFLDIQDDNLPKLVVCQSLFSGAGLSFKQFAWFMRLSEEQISMVMMEANAHHLLYSAEDDAENNDASPNFLH from the coding sequence ATGGATTTACAGGTCGTTCCAACACTGGATACGTTACGTCAATGGCTTGATGATGCCGGAATCACCTTCTTTGAATGTGATTCCTGCCAGGCGCTGCATCTGCCTCACATGCAGAATTTCGACGGCATTTTTGATGCCAAAATCGATCTCATTAACGACGTGATCCTCTTCTCTGCGCTGGCAGAAGTTAAGCCGTCTGCGCTGCTGGCGCTGGCCTCTGACCTCTCTGCGATCAACGCCAGTTCTTTGACGGTGAAAGCATTCCTCGATATACAGGATGATAATCTGCCAAAACTGGTCGTTTGCCAGTCTTTGTTCTCCGGCGCGGGGCTCTCCTTCAAGCAGTTCGCCTGGTTTATGCGTTTGAGTGAAGAGCAAATTTCAATGGTTATGATGGAAGCCAATGCACACCATCTGCTGTACAGCGCGGAAGACGATGCAGAGAATAATGATGCATCTCCCAATTTTCTTCACTAA
- the rimK gene encoding 30S ribosomal protein S6--L-glutamate ligase — MKIAILSRDGTLYSCKRLREAAAKRGHQIEILDPMSCYMNIDPAASSIHYKGRKLPHFDAVIPRIGSQITYYGTAALRQFEMLGSYPLNESVAISRARDKLRSLQLLARQGIDLPVTGIAHSPDDTSDLIDMVGGAPLVIKLVEGTQGIGVVLAETRQAAESVIDAFRGLNAHILVQEYIEEAKGRDIRCFVVGNEVVAAIERQAKEGDFRSNLHRGGVARVADISEREREIAVKAAQTLGLDVAGVDLLRATRGPLVMEVNASPGLEGVEKTTGVDIAGKMIAWIERHATPGYCLKTGG; from the coding sequence GTGAAAATTGCCATTTTGTCCCGGGATGGAACGCTCTATTCATGCAAACGCCTGCGAGAAGCGGCGGCAAAACGCGGACATCAGATTGAGATCCTCGATCCGATGTCCTGCTATATGAACATTGACCCTGCTGCTTCCTCGATCCATTACAAAGGCCGCAAGCTACCGCATTTTGATGCGGTGATCCCCCGCATCGGCTCGCAGATCACCTATTACGGTACGGCCGCGCTGCGCCAGTTTGAAATGCTGGGCAGCTATCCTCTCAACGAATCTGTCGCCATTTCCCGCGCCCGGGATAAGCTGCGCTCGCTGCAGCTGCTCGCCCGCCAGGGTATCGATCTTCCGGTCACCGGCATCGCTCACTCCCCGGACGACACCAGCGATCTGATCGACATGGTGGGCGGTGCGCCGCTGGTCATCAAGCTGGTGGAAGGCACACAGGGTATTGGCGTGGTGCTGGCAGAGACGCGACAGGCAGCAGAGAGCGTGATTGACGCCTTCCGCGGCCTGAATGCGCACATTCTGGTGCAGGAGTACATCGAAGAGGCCAAAGGGCGCGATATCCGCTGTTTCGTGGTGGGCAATGAGGTGGTGGCGGCCATTGAGCGTCAGGCGAAAGAGGGCGATTTTCGCTCCAACCTCCACCGGGGCGGCGTTGCGCGGGTTGCTGATATCAGCGAGCGCGAGCGGGAGATTGCCGTGAAAGCGGCGCAAACGCTGGGGCTGGACGTGGCAGGCGTAGACCTTCTGCGCGCAACGCGCGGGCCGCTGGTGATGGAAGTGAATGCCTCGCCCGGGCTGGAAGGGGTAGAAAAAACCACCGGTGTCGATATTGCAGGTAAAATGATTGCATGGATTGAGCGCCATGCCACGCCGGGCTACTGTCTTAAAACGGGTGGTTAA
- the nfsA gene encoding nitroreductase NfsA, with protein MTPTIDLLRSHRSIRHFTDEPITEAQREAIIDSARATSSSSFLQCSSIIRITDKAMREQLVTLTGGQKHVAQAAEFWVFCADFNRHLQICPEAELGLAEQLLLGVVDTALMAQNAFTAAESLGLGGVYIGGLRNNIESVTELLKLPKHVLPLFGLCLGWPADNPDLKPRLPAAMLVHENHYQPVDQDVLNQYDEELAHYYMTRGSNNRRDTWSDHIRRTIIKENRPFILDYLHKQGWATR; from the coding sequence ATGACGCCAACAATTGACCTGCTCCGTTCCCACCGTTCTATCCGCCACTTCACCGATGAGCCCATTACCGAGGCGCAGCGTGAGGCCATCATCGACAGCGCCAGAGCCACCTCGAGCTCCAGCTTTCTGCAGTGCAGTTCGATTATTCGCATTACCGACAAGGCCATGCGCGAGCAGCTGGTGACGCTCACGGGCGGGCAGAAGCATGTAGCCCAGGCCGCCGAGTTCTGGGTATTCTGCGCTGACTTTAACCGCCACCTGCAAATTTGCCCTGAAGCCGAGCTGGGGCTGGCAGAACAGCTGCTGCTGGGTGTGGTCGATACCGCGCTGATGGCGCAAAACGCCTTCACGGCCGCAGAATCATTGGGATTAGGCGGCGTGTATATCGGCGGGCTGCGTAACAATATTGAAAGCGTAACCGAACTGCTGAAGCTGCCGAAGCACGTCCTGCCCCTGTTCGGTCTCTGCCTCGGCTGGCCGGCTGACAACCCGGATCTCAAGCCGCGCCTGCCTGCGGCGATGCTGGTCCATGAAAACCACTACCAGCCGGTCGACCAGGATGTTCTGAATCAATACGATGAAGAGCTGGCGCACTACTACATGACGCGCGGCAGCAATAACCGCCGCGATACCTGGAGCGACCACATCCGCCGTACCATCATTAAAGAAAATCGTCCGTTTATTCTTGATTATCTGCATAAACAGGGCTGGGCGACGCGCTAG
- a CDS encoding GrxA family glutaredoxin yields MFAVIFGRPGCPYCVRAKELAEKLTEERDDFNFRYVDIHAEGITKADLEKTVGKPVETVPQIFLDQKHIGGCTDFEAYAKEHLGLFAAQ; encoded by the coding sequence ATGTTTGCAGTAATTTTTGGTCGTCCAGGATGTCCTTACTGTGTGCGCGCAAAAGAGCTGGCTGAAAAACTGACTGAAGAGCGTGATGACTTTAACTTCCGCTATGTGGATATCCACGCAGAAGGCATCACCAAAGCCGATCTGGAAAAAACCGTGGGTAAACCGGTTGAAACCGTACCGCAGATCTTCCTCGATCAGAAACACATTGGCGGCTGCACCGATTTTGAAGCTTACGCTAAAGAACATCTGGGTCTGTTTGCCGCTCAGTAA
- a CDS encoding inner membrane protein YbjM, translating to MNIKGKWAGAISCFLLFTVVCMSLAFNVKGAFRASGHPELGLLFFILPGVAASFLSREGEVVKPLLGAMLAAPLCLVLMRLLFVSTRSLWQELAWLLSGVFWCALGALFFLFLRTLIRHQRLHNKKE from the coding sequence TTGAACATTAAAGGAAAATGGGCAGGGGCGATAAGCTGTTTCTTACTGTTCACCGTTGTCTGTATGTCATTAGCGTTTAATGTTAAGGGGGCATTCAGAGCCTCCGGGCATCCGGAACTGGGACTGCTCTTTTTCATTCTGCCTGGCGTGGCCGCGAGTTTTCTCTCCCGCGAGGGCGAGGTTGTTAAGCCGCTGTTAGGGGCAATGCTGGCGGCACCGCTGTGTCTGGTGCTGATGCGGTTGCTTTTCGTGTCCACGCGAAGCCTCTGGCAGGAGCTGGCCTGGCTGCTGAGCGGCGTATTCTGGTGCGCGCTCGGTGCGCTGTTTTTCCTGTTTCTTCGCACTCTGATACGGCATCAACGGTTACATAATAAAAAAGAATGA
- a CDS encoding aspartate:alanine antiporter, with protein MNINVADLLNGNYILLLFVVLALGLCLGKLRLGSVQLGNSIGVLVVSLLLGQQHFSINTDALNLGFMLFIFCVGVEAGPNFFSIFFRDGKNYLMLALVMVGSALLIALGLGKLFGWDIGLTAGMLAGSMTSTPVLVGAGDTLRHFGMAGAQLSTALDHLSLGYALTYLIGLVSLIVGARYLPKLQHQDLQTSAQQIARERGLDTDSKRKVYLPVIRAYRVGPELVAWADGKNLRELGIYRQTGCYIERIRRNGILANPDGDAVLQMGDDIALVGYPDAHARLDPSFRNGKEVFDRDLLDMRIVTEEIVVKNHNAVGRRLAQLKLTDHGCFLNRVIRSQIEMPIDDNVVLNKGDVLQVSGDARRVKTVADRIGFISIHSQVTDLLAFCAFFIVGLMIGMITFQFSNFSFGIGNAAGLLFAGIMLGFLRANHPTFGYIPQGALNMVKEFGLMVFMAGVGLSAGSGIGHSLGAVGWQMLVSGLIVSLIPVVICFLFGAYVLRMNRALLFGAMMGARTCAPAMEIISDTARSNIPALGYAGTYAIANVLLTLAGTLIIIIWPGLG; from the coding sequence GTGAATATAAACGTCGCAGACTTGTTAAATGGGAATTACATCCTGTTATTATTTGTGGTACTGGCGCTGGGCCTTTGCCTGGGTAAATTGCGCCTGGGTTCAGTACAACTTGGTAATTCCATTGGCGTTTTAGTCGTCTCCTTATTATTAGGTCAGCAGCATTTCAGCATTAACACAGACGCGCTTAACTTAGGTTTTATGCTGTTTATTTTTTGTGTTGGTGTGGAAGCAGGTCCTAACTTTTTTTCCATTTTCTTCCGCGACGGCAAAAATTATCTGATGCTGGCGCTGGTGATGGTCGGCAGTGCGCTGCTGATCGCGTTAGGGCTGGGTAAACTGTTTGGCTGGGATATCGGGTTAACGGCCGGTATGCTGGCAGGCTCCATGACCTCGACACCGGTTCTGGTGGGTGCAGGCGATACCCTGCGCCATTTCGGTATGGCCGGGGCACAGCTTTCTACCGCACTCGATCACCTGAGCCTGGGCTATGCCCTGACCTATCTGATTGGTCTGGTGAGCCTGATTGTAGGCGCACGCTATCTGCCGAAACTGCAGCATCAGGATCTGCAGACCAGCGCCCAGCAAATCGCCCGCGAGCGTGGTCTGGACACGGACTCCAAACGAAAAGTCTATCTGCCGGTGATCCGCGCCTACCGCGTCGGACCTGAGCTGGTCGCCTGGGCGGACGGTAAAAATCTGCGCGAGCTGGGGATTTACCGCCAGACGGGTTGCTATATCGAACGTATCCGTCGTAACGGCATTCTGGCAAACCCGGACGGCGACGCGGTACTGCAGATGGGCGACGACATCGCGCTGGTGGGTTACCCGGATGCCCACGCGCGGCTGGACCCAAGCTTCCGTAACGGTAAAGAGGTATTCGACCGCGACCTGCTCGACATGCGTATCGTCACCGAAGAGATTGTGGTGAAAAACCACAACGCCGTCGGACGTCGCCTGGCGCAACTGAAACTGACCGACCACGGTTGCTTCCTGAACCGCGTGATCCGCAGCCAGATTGAGATGCCTATCGACGATAATGTCGTCCTGAATAAAGGTGACGTATTGCAGGTCAGCGGCGACGCACGCCGCGTAAAAACCGTCGCCGACCGTATTGGCTTTATCTCCATTCACAGCCAGGTCACCGACCTGCTGGCCTTCTGCGCCTTCTTTATTGTTGGCCTGATGATTGGGATGATCACTTTCCAGTTCAGCAACTTTAGCTTTGGCATCGGTAACGCTGCCGGGCTGCTGTTTGCCGGGATTATGCTGGGCTTCCTGCGAGCGAACCACCCAACCTTCGGCTACATTCCGCAGGGCGCGCTGAACATGGTGAAAGAGTTCGGTCTGATGGTCTTTATGGCGGGTGTCGGTTTAAGCGCCGGTAGCGGCATTGGCCACAGCCTCGGCGCCGTCGGCTGGCAAATGTTGGTTTCCGGACTTATCGTCAGCCTGATACCGGTGGTGATCTGTTTCCTGTTCGGCGCCTACGTGCTGCGCATGAACCGCGCCCTGCTCTTCGGGGCGATGATGGGTGCGCGTACCTGTGCGCCAGCAATGGAAATCATCAGTGATACCGCCCGCAGCAACATCCCGGCGCTGGGCTATGCAGGAACCTACGCTATCGCTAACGTACTGCTTACGCTGGCAGGTACGCTGATCATCATCATCTGGCCTGGACTCGGATAA